Proteins from a genomic interval of Bifidobacterium longum subsp. infantis ATCC 15697 = JCM 1222 = DSM 20088:
- a CDS encoding MFS transporter, which produces MVKNVGSVVRWQVAKLALVQGMQAMSSAFFTCGVVFTGAASSDSLGLALVLMFKTLPTLVMAFLGGVLADRLPRKTLASGMLGGLAISYGVGTWVVQLSGLGWPVQAISLAAGIIGAVGSPALFALLPSIAPPEDIVRANGLIRTFRNAGSVVGPLLGAWLAQLISPSFLFLDGAVCLAVSMPLVLSLKLMPSCDDEANNNDDDASMISALRSIPSLFHTYIWLAVGVPFWALFLAVQSGATDVTMPLWVVQESGRGAWSLMASITSSGYICGSLIALKLERPRHMFSKSVLFGALAIMPIFVVGTLDIQVLWYVASFVAGLGLELSGVFWGSTMQTCVDKRHMGRVSSIDYAISFGLIPLAYGLYGFTGTIHAAVVLTVSSSIMIVLVIIVFPFCYLIDHRSNSSGIINSSDV; this is translated from the coding sequence ATGGTGAAGAATGTCGGGAGTGTCGTACGCTGGCAGGTAGCCAAACTGGCATTGGTCCAGGGCATGCAAGCAATGTCCTCGGCGTTCTTCACATGCGGTGTTGTATTCACTGGAGCAGCTTCATCTGACAGCTTGGGCCTAGCCTTGGTACTCATGTTTAAGACGCTGCCCACCTTGGTCATGGCTTTTCTGGGTGGTGTTTTAGCGGATCGATTGCCGCGGAAAACTCTTGCCTCAGGAATGCTGGGTGGTCTAGCTATTTCCTATGGAGTCGGAACATGGGTCGTGCAGTTGAGTGGTCTTGGATGGCCCGTGCAAGCAATCAGTTTGGCCGCAGGTATCATTGGTGCGGTCGGCTCGCCAGCCTTGTTCGCCTTATTGCCTTCGATTGCTCCCCCTGAAGATATTGTACGTGCCAACGGCTTGATACGTACGTTTCGCAATGCCGGCTCGGTGGTCGGTCCACTTCTTGGTGCATGGCTTGCTCAACTGATATCACCTTCTTTTCTATTTCTGGATGGTGCTGTGTGTCTGGCTGTCTCCATGCCGCTTGTTCTATCGTTGAAACTCATGCCCAGCTGCGATGACGAGGCTAATAACAACGATGATGATGCTTCCATGATTTCTGCATTACGTTCTATTCCCAGTTTGTTCCATACTTATATTTGGTTAGCAGTGGGAGTGCCGTTCTGGGCGTTGTTCCTTGCCGTACAATCCGGGGCAACAGACGTCACAATGCCCTTGTGGGTCGTGCAAGAGAGTGGCCGGGGCGCATGGTCCCTGATGGCATCTATCACCTCATCTGGATACATTTGCGGCAGTCTCATCGCGTTAAAGTTGGAAAGGCCTAGGCACATGTTTTCTAAATCAGTGTTATTTGGCGCTTTAGCTATTATGCCGATTTTTGTTGTAGGTACTTTGGACATCCAAGTACTGTGGTATGTGGCGTCATTTGTTGCTGGGCTTGGACTGGAATTGTCTGGCGTGTTCTGGGGATCTACTATGCAGACATGCGTCGATAAGCGGCACATGGGACGAGTTTCCTCAATTGATTATGCAATTAGCTTCGGTCTAATTCCTCTCGCCTACGGTTTATACGGCTTCACTGGCACTATTCATGCTGCCGTCGTACTTACTGTATCCTCCTCAATAATGATTGTCCTGGTCATCATTGTTTTCCCATTTTGTTACCTTATAGATCACCGTTCGAATTCCTCAGGGATTATTAATAGTAGCGATGTTTAA
- a CDS encoding 7-cyano-7-deazaguanine synthase yields MIQNHNRVALLLSGGPDSTTLLYDLLNQGKEIYAVTFNFGETEGCNESQHAQRIVTNLHSERLHHYQYDFSEQFKRFYELPQPQFLRKAFGPFVVAPNKEEHVQPFGSAIALMLMASWALKHDIVDVYYAVHSNDAVFHDNHASYFEALHTVTVECEGDEYGVTFHTPYLSINKCAVIQKGMGLGVPFGDTWSCALGGTVHCGVCDPCRDRRTSFEILGIKDPVLYEHDIFAESREEVNILESPKHISVVA; encoded by the coding sequence ATGATTCAGAATCATAATCGTGTCGCGTTGCTTCTATCAGGAGGCCCGGACTCTACTACTCTCTTGTATGACCTATTAAATCAGGGGAAAGAAATATATGCCGTTACTTTCAATTTTGGTGAAACTGAGGGATGTAATGAGAGTCAACATGCGCAAAGAATCGTTACAAATCTCCACTCTGAACGACTCCATCATTATCAATATGATTTTTCCGAGCAATTTAAGCGTTTCTATGAATTGCCTCAGCCTCAGTTCCTCCGCAAAGCATTTGGGCCATTTGTCGTTGCCCCTAATAAGGAAGAGCATGTTCAGCCTTTTGGATCGGCAATTGCGCTTATGCTAATGGCTTCATGGGCGCTTAAGCATGATATCGTTGATGTTTATTACGCAGTTCATAGTAACGATGCTGTGTTCCACGATAATCATGCATCATATTTTGAAGCTCTTCATACGGTTACCGTAGAATGTGAAGGAGATGAATACGGGGTAACGTTCCATACTCCTTATCTTAGTATCAATAAGTGTGCCGTCATTCAAAAAGGTATGGGTCTTGGCGTGCCGTTCGGCGATACGTGGAGCTGTGCCTTGGGCGGGACAGTTCATTGTGGAGTATGTGACCCGTGTCGTGATCGACGAACTTCTTTTGAGATTCTTGGAATTAAAGATCCCGTCTTATATGAGCACGATATTTTCGCCGAATCTCGCGAAGAAGTGAATATTTTAGAATCCCCAAAGCATATTTCGGTAGTGGCCTGA
- a CDS encoding HAD family hydrolase, with protein sequence MTKAAIFDLDGTLLDSMGVWDQVDIDFLNKRGIAVPPDYTTTVSAMQFRQIAEYTIARFGLKDTPEELMQEWDDMASVAYSTTVEAKPGALGYLHDLKAAGVKLGVATSLPPHLREPALRHVGVFGLFDDIVSVDDVNDVGKDQPDVYLLAAKRLGVKPTDCTVFEDLLVAMKSAKSVGMTVWAMHDDSSAADWPEICRLADGVLFDFHNAPRVL encoded by the coding sequence ATGACCAAAGCCGCCATATTCGACCTCGATGGCACCCTCCTAGACTCCATGGGAGTCTGGGACCAAGTCGACATCGACTTCCTCAACAAGCGTGGCATCGCGGTTCCGCCCGACTACACGACCACGGTCTCCGCCATGCAGTTTCGCCAGATCGCCGAATACACCATCGCGCGATTCGGCCTGAAAGATACCCCCGAGGAGCTTATGCAGGAGTGGGATGACATGGCCAGTGTCGCCTACTCCACCACGGTGGAGGCCAAGCCGGGCGCGCTCGGCTATCTGCACGACCTGAAGGCCGCCGGCGTCAAGCTTGGCGTCGCCACCTCGCTGCCCCCGCACCTGCGTGAACCGGCGCTGCGGCATGTGGGCGTGTTCGGGCTATTCGATGACATCGTCTCTGTTGACGATGTGAACGACGTCGGCAAGGACCAGCCCGACGTCTATCTGCTTGCCGCTAAACGTCTGGGCGTCAAACCTACCGATTGCACGGTGTTCGAGGACCTGCTGGTCGCCATGAAATCGGCCAAATCGGTCGGTATGACGGTCTGGGCCATGCACGACGATTCCTCCGCGGCCGACTGGCCCGAAATCTGCCGGCTCGCCGACGGCGTCCTCTTCGATTTCCACAACGCCCCACGGGTGTTGTAA
- the recN gene encoding DNA repair protein RecN has protein sequence MLEELDIRNLGPIREATIAPAAGMTAITGETGAGKSMLLSAIRLVSGGAAESSRVSAGADEAWAQAIFALADDAVTSEHSGDTDDTGDADDSDSGLTGAAAAVAKAHDAGVDPEDGELFLSRTVRASGRSRAVLGGKSVPRSVLGAIAGELVTIHGQTDQLKIAASARQREFLDRVAGDEAELAAYRKAWDALTAMDERLERLRSQESSARQQADYLRESIDHINRTDPQPGEDEELKARRERIENAADIAQGVGSALGALDASQVDVDATDGASAVELINHAVTSLRAIRVGGTFAEQADRLESINADLGDVVFALSQELGDEGSVEDLDQINGRIHELGDLTRRWGPTLADVLAWRDKAAFDLEDLDASPEKVAELESERQTLYDAALAAADVLSAARVAAAADLGARVTEELGSLAMLGASLEVRVTPRDKADDPLGPYGRDDIAFLFTPFEGSPQLPMGKSASGGELSRLMLALELVAADTRGGADQTFIFDEVDAGVGGKAAVELGKRLARLARSAQVIVVTHLAQVASWADAQFVVTKEPPDADDDDLGVVTTIAEVNGETRVHEIARMLSGSESEASLDHARELLKESVL, from the coding sequence ATGCTCGAAGAACTCGATATCCGCAATCTGGGGCCGATTCGAGAAGCCACCATTGCGCCGGCCGCAGGCATGACCGCCATCACCGGTGAGACCGGCGCCGGCAAATCCATGCTGCTCTCCGCGATCCGACTGGTCTCCGGTGGGGCCGCCGAATCCTCGCGCGTCTCGGCCGGGGCGGACGAGGCTTGGGCCCAGGCGATTTTCGCGCTCGCGGATGATGCCGTGACCTCTGAACATTCTGGTGACACTGACGATACCGGTGACGCTGACGATTCTGACAGTGGGCTCACCGGTGCTGCCGCGGCCGTGGCCAAGGCCCACGACGCAGGCGTCGATCCCGAAGACGGCGAACTGTTCCTGTCCCGCACCGTACGCGCCTCCGGCCGTTCGCGGGCCGTGCTCGGCGGCAAGTCCGTACCGCGTTCGGTGCTGGGGGCCATCGCCGGCGAACTGGTCACCATTCATGGCCAGACCGATCAGCTGAAAATCGCGGCTTCCGCACGGCAGCGCGAATTTCTGGACCGGGTGGCTGGGGACGAAGCCGAACTGGCCGCCTACCGCAAAGCGTGGGATGCGTTGACTGCTATGGATGAGCGGTTGGAACGCCTGCGCTCGCAGGAATCCTCCGCCCGCCAACAGGCCGACTATCTGCGCGAATCCATCGACCACATCAACCGCACCGACCCGCAGCCGGGGGAGGACGAGGAGCTGAAGGCGCGCCGCGAACGCATCGAAAACGCGGCCGACATCGCCCAAGGCGTGGGTTCGGCGCTGGGTGCGCTGGACGCCTCACAGGTGGATGTGGACGCCACCGACGGTGCTTCGGCCGTGGAACTCATCAATCATGCGGTGACCTCGTTGCGCGCGATTCGCGTCGGCGGCACGTTCGCCGAGCAGGCCGATCGGCTTGAATCCATCAATGCCGATTTGGGCGACGTGGTGTTCGCCCTGAGCCAGGAGCTGGGCGACGAAGGCAGCGTGGAGGATCTGGACCAGATCAACGGCCGTATCCACGAGCTTGGCGACCTCACCCGTCGGTGGGGCCCCACCTTGGCCGACGTGCTCGCTTGGCGGGACAAGGCGGCGTTCGATTTGGAGGATCTGGACGCCTCGCCGGAAAAGGTCGCCGAACTCGAATCCGAACGGCAGACGCTGTACGATGCGGCCCTCGCCGCCGCCGACGTGCTGAGCGCCGCGCGCGTGGCTGCCGCTGCCGACTTGGGCGCGCGCGTCACTGAAGAACTCGGCTCGCTCGCCATGCTGGGTGCCTCCTTGGAAGTGCGCGTCACGCCGCGAGACAAGGCCGATGATCCGCTCGGCCCGTATGGTCGCGACGATATCGCGTTCCTGTTTACGCCGTTCGAGGGGTCGCCGCAGTTGCCGATGGGCAAAAGCGCTTCGGGCGGTGAACTGAGCCGACTGATGTTGGCCTTGGAGCTGGTGGCCGCCGACACGCGCGGCGGTGCCGACCAGACCTTCATCTTCGATGAGGTTGACGCCGGCGTGGGTGGCAAGGCCGCGGTCGAACTGGGCAAACGTCTGGCACGGCTGGCCCGCAGCGCGCAGGTCATCGTCGTCACCCACTTGGCGCAGGTCGCCTCGTGGGCGGACGCGCAGTTCGTGGTCACCAAGGAGCCGCCGGATGCCGATGACGACGATTTGGGCGTGGTCACCACCATCGCCGAAGTCAACGGCGAAACCCGCGTCCACGAAATCGCCCGCATGCTCTCCGGCAGCGAATCCGAAGCCTCACTAGACCACGCCCGAGAACTGTTGAAGGAAAGTGTCCTATGA
- a CDS encoding NAD kinase, which yields MAKRNAVVVTHTRLRQTGTVVAEAVSQLRVAGFEVTIIDNTEAPDFGVQPPCVSDDTEIVVVLGGDGTILRAAELVHCTQVPILGVNMGHVGFLAEFESFQIDEAIRRVATHDYSIDERMIAHVDVWLPGATKPIEDWALNDITLERADRGKMVELSIRVDDVEMNSFGADGVIVSTPTGSTAYAFSAGGPVMWPNVKALQLIPLAAHALFARPLIIGSGSTFTIDILDDSMSEGWICCDGRRQRALPQGTRVMVRESRDTLRLARLSGMPFTNRLVSKFDLPVVGWREHARNEASSQPLHHGHTFPAAAYAAGVAGDAGVAGTEPDKPGERDGKAGA from the coding sequence ATGGCCAAGCGCAACGCGGTGGTGGTGACGCATACCAGGCTCAGGCAGACCGGAACCGTAGTGGCCGAGGCGGTGAGCCAGCTGCGAGTGGCCGGTTTCGAAGTCACCATCATCGACAACACCGAGGCCCCCGATTTCGGCGTGCAGCCGCCGTGCGTGTCGGACGACACCGAAATCGTCGTGGTCCTGGGCGGCGACGGCACGATACTGCGCGCCGCCGAACTCGTCCACTGCACCCAGGTGCCGATTCTTGGCGTGAACATGGGGCATGTCGGCTTCCTGGCCGAATTCGAAAGCTTCCAGATCGACGAGGCGATCCGCCGGGTCGCCACCCACGACTATTCGATCGACGAACGCATGATCGCCCATGTGGACGTCTGGCTGCCTGGCGCCACCAAGCCCATTGAGGATTGGGCGCTGAACGACATCACGCTGGAACGCGCCGACCGGGGCAAGATGGTCGAACTGTCCATCCGCGTGGACGATGTGGAGATGAACTCGTTCGGCGCGGACGGCGTCATCGTCTCCACGCCCACCGGTTCCACCGCCTACGCCTTCTCCGCGGGCGGTCCGGTCATGTGGCCGAACGTCAAGGCCCTGCAGTTGATTCCGTTGGCCGCGCACGCCCTGTTCGCCAGGCCGCTGATCATCGGCTCCGGTTCGACCTTTACCATCGATATTCTGGACGATTCCATGTCCGAAGGCTGGATTTGCTGCGATGGACGCCGTCAGCGCGCCCTGCCGCAGGGTACGCGCGTCATGGTGCGCGAATCGCGCGATACCTTGCGCCTCGCTCGACTCTCCGGTATGCCGTTCACCAACCGTCTGGTCTCCAAGTTCGATCTGCCCGTGGTCGGTTGGCGCGAGCACGCGCGCAACGAGGCCTCGAGCCAGCCGCTGCATCACGGGCACACGTTCCCGGCGGCCGCGTATGCGGCTGGCGTTGCCGGTGACGCTGGTGTCGCTGGTACCGAGCCCGACAAGCCGGGCGAACGCGACGGCAAGGCAGGAGCCTGA
- a CDS encoding TlyA family RNA methyltransferase, with protein sequence MTKQHIDSATPLDRLDMMLVASGLVESRAKAQRLIKAGHVRVDGETITKPSFMVKAGHSELAVDKGDDYVSRGAYKLLGAFETFAGNGLTGPEGLECLDIGASTGGFTDVLLRGGAAKVVALDVGHGQLDPRIANDEHVIEMSGVNIREVEADDLPYRPAMIVSDVSFISLTYVIPVIARIAAPGAQIVLLVKPQFEVGRAGLGKHGIVEDPALRERALHDVVACAEQHGLDVVATADSPIIGTHGNEEYLLYAVLR encoded by the coding sequence ATGACCAAGCAACATATCGATTCCGCAACCCCACTTGACCGACTCGACATGATGCTCGTGGCTTCGGGACTGGTCGAATCGCGGGCCAAAGCGCAGCGACTCATCAAAGCCGGGCATGTGCGCGTGGACGGCGAGACCATCACCAAGCCATCGTTCATGGTCAAAGCCGGGCACAGCGAACTCGCCGTGGATAAGGGCGACGACTACGTCTCCCGAGGCGCTTACAAACTCTTGGGCGCGTTCGAAACCTTTGCCGGCAATGGCCTTACCGGGCCGGAAGGCTTGGAATGTCTGGACATCGGTGCCTCCACCGGTGGCTTCACCGACGTACTGTTGCGTGGGGGAGCGGCCAAGGTCGTGGCGCTCGACGTCGGCCACGGCCAGCTCGACCCGCGCATCGCCAATGACGAGCACGTCATCGAAATGAGCGGCGTCAACATTCGCGAAGTTGAGGCCGACGACCTGCCTTACCGGCCGGCGATGATCGTCTCCGATGTCTCCTTTATTTCCCTGACCTATGTGATTCCGGTAATCGCGCGCATCGCGGCTCCCGGTGCGCAGATTGTGTTACTGGTCAAACCGCAGTTCGAGGTCGGCCGGGCAGGACTCGGCAAACACGGCATCGTTGAAGATCCGGCATTGCGGGAGCGGGCATTACACGACGTGGTCGCCTGTGCTGAACAGCACGGACTTGACGTGGTGGCCACTGCCGATAGTCCCATCATCGGCACCCACGGTAATGAGGAATACCTGCTTTACGCTGTCTTGAGATGA
- a CDS encoding HAD-IIA family hydrolase: MTRFLKGTDRPLAEAYQLALLDLDGVVYRGKNPVEYAADSIRAAEAAGMTIEYTTNNSSRFQHVVADQLKGFGLDVEPWQVITSSVVAARVVAKALPAGARVQVLGAEHLRDEVTRNGLTIVDGPQDRPQAVIQGWYPDMTWQMMADAAFAVEAGATYFVTNRDLTIPRELGIAPGCGSMIRAVITATGVEPVASAGKPEAYMYDEARELNAAEGHDLVPKEASIAIGDRLDTDIEAGNRGDYDSLAVLTGVTNPTELMLAPAHLRPTFIALDLRELGEAQPEPVRDESGTWECRKASAWFENGQVHVSDPTSMDGLRAAVCAAWEAADQGAQLSEATVPVFAVEA; the protein is encoded by the coding sequence ATGACCCGTTTCCTCAAAGGCACCGATCGCCCGCTCGCCGAGGCCTATCAGCTTGCGCTGCTGGACCTCGACGGCGTGGTGTATCGCGGCAAGAATCCGGTCGAATACGCGGCCGATTCCATTCGTGCGGCCGAAGCCGCCGGCATGACCATCGAATACACCACGAACAACTCCTCGCGCTTCCAGCACGTGGTGGCCGACCAGCTCAAGGGCTTCGGCTTGGACGTGGAGCCGTGGCAGGTCATCACCTCTTCGGTGGTGGCCGCCCGTGTGGTGGCCAAGGCGTTGCCCGCCGGCGCGCGCGTACAGGTATTGGGCGCCGAGCATTTGCGCGATGAGGTCACCCGCAACGGCCTGACCATCGTGGACGGTCCTCAGGACCGCCCACAGGCCGTCATTCAGGGCTGGTATCCGGATATGACCTGGCAGATGATGGCCGACGCCGCGTTCGCGGTCGAGGCCGGAGCCACGTATTTCGTGACCAACCGCGACCTGACGATTCCTCGTGAACTGGGCATCGCCCCCGGTTGCGGATCGATGATTCGCGCCGTGATCACGGCCACTGGCGTCGAACCGGTCGCCTCCGCTGGCAAGCCGGAAGCGTACATGTACGATGAGGCCCGCGAACTGAACGCCGCCGAAGGCCACGATCTGGTGCCCAAGGAGGCGTCCATCGCCATTGGCGACCGCCTCGACACCGATATCGAGGCCGGTAACCGCGGTGACTACGATTCGCTGGCGGTGCTGACCGGTGTCACCAACCCGACCGAACTGATGCTGGCTCCGGCACACCTGAGGCCCACATTCATCGCCCTTGATTTGCGTGAACTCGGCGAAGCCCAACCGGAGCCGGTCCGCGACGAGAGCGGTACTTGGGAATGCCGCAAGGCTAGCGCTTGGTTTGAAAACGGCCAGGTACACGTCAGCGACCCCACCAGTATGGACGGCCTGCGCGCCGCCGTATGCGCCGCATGGGAAGCCGCCGACCAAGGCGCACAGCTCAGCGAGGCCACGGTACCTGTGTTCGCCGTCGAGGCATAG
- a CDS encoding tetratricopeptide repeat protein gives MAEGNERSGKSYGGGHKGYGDRRPGNRGGKGFKPRGKGGFKPRHDGEGFKPRRREDGEGYAPRRDGDGEGGYRKSYGKSGGFHKGGYRGNGPRRDGEGFKPRREGGYRSHEGENGENPRYQHRDNDRRDFRRDDRRDFHRDGERRNFRRDDDRRDGDRRNFRRDDRRDDRRDFRRDDRRDNNRRDGEFREFSQEEKRQYREEKRSEYMRRPRRNSDGTMSFPSQNPYTDRRPDEPKMPKGMEWSMLSKDERERLRGLSKEHAENIGLHILAAFALEESDPELALEHAKWVARQASRIDFARETLAFVAYRQGDYKLALREFRTAYRMNGFLDYLPFIADCERGVGEPKKAVELALSDEGKQLHGAPKVEMFLVYAGALGDLEMWDKAIEVVHTVGRSQGLPGEYRMRAVQAEQYFLEEAGRSKEAEQLNDLLDRLEDQYADEEIDENSDDVVIDHDLEDITDDSDVLEKLGIDPDEAQYAPDPEQEYGDENDEAEDGDAESDEADETETDSADDAEADDSAEAAGSDSTEPGTETEE, from the coding sequence ATGGCAGAAGGTAACGAGCGTTCCGGCAAGTCCTACGGCGGCGGCCATAAGGGGTATGGCGATCGTCGACCGGGCAACCGCGGTGGCAAGGGTTTCAAGCCGCGCGGCAAGGGCGGTTTCAAGCCGCGTCATGACGGTGAGGGCTTCAAGCCACGTCGCCGTGAGGATGGCGAGGGCTACGCGCCGCGCCGCGACGGCGATGGCGAAGGCGGCTACCGCAAGTCGTACGGCAAGTCCGGCGGCTTCCACAAGGGCGGTTACCGCGGCAATGGTCCGCGCCGTGACGGCGAAGGCTTCAAGCCGCGCCGCGAAGGCGGCTACCGTTCCCACGAAGGCGAGAACGGCGAGAATCCGCGCTACCAGCACCGTGATAACGATCGTCGTGATTTCCGCCGCGATGACCGCCGTGACTTCCACCGCGATGGTGAGCGTCGCAACTTCCGCCGCGACGACGATCGCCGTGATGGCGACCGCCGCAACTTCCGCAGGGACGACCGCCGCGATGATCGTCGTGACTTCCGCCGTGACGATCGCCGCGACAACAACCGTCGTGACGGCGAATTCCGCGAGTTTTCGCAGGAAGAGAAGCGCCAGTACCGTGAGGAGAAGCGCTCTGAATACATGAGGCGTCCGCGCCGTAACTCCGACGGCACGATGAGCTTCCCCTCGCAGAACCCGTACACCGACCGTCGTCCCGACGAGCCCAAGATGCCCAAGGGCATGGAATGGTCGATGCTGTCCAAGGATGAGCGCGAACGTCTGCGCGGCCTGTCCAAGGAGCACGCGGAGAACATTGGTCTGCACATCCTCGCCGCTTTCGCACTGGAGGAGAGCGACCCCGAACTTGCCTTGGAGCACGCCAAGTGGGTGGCCCGTCAGGCCTCCCGCATCGACTTTGCCCGCGAGACGCTCGCGTTCGTGGCCTACCGTCAGGGCGACTACAAGCTGGCCCTGCGTGAGTTCCGCACCGCCTACCGTATGAACGGCTTCCTCGACTACCTGCCGTTCATCGCTGACTGCGAGCGTGGCGTCGGAGAGCCGAAGAAGGCCGTGGAACTGGCGCTGTCCGATGAGGGCAAGCAGCTGCATGGCGCTCCCAAGGTCGAGATGTTCCTGGTGTACGCCGGTGCCCTTGGCGATTTGGAGATGTGGGACAAGGCCATTGAAGTGGTCCACACCGTCGGCCGCTCTCAGGGTCTGCCGGGTGAGTACCGCATGCGTGCCGTGCAGGCCGAGCAGTACTTCCTTGAAGAGGCCGGCCGCAGCAAGGAAGCCGAGCAGCTCAACGACCTGCTGGACCGTCTTGAGGATCAGTATGCCGACGAGGAGATTGACGAAAACAGCGACGACGTGGTGATCGACCACGATCTCGAAGACATCACCGACGACTCCGACGTGCTCGAAAAGCTTGGCATCGATCCGGACGAGGCGCAGTACGCCCCGGATCCGGAGCAGGAATACGGCGATGAGAACGACGAGGCTGAAGACGGCGATGCCGAGTCTGATGAGGCCGACGAGACCGAGACCGATTCCGCCGATGACGCCGAGGCTGACGATTCCGCCGAAGCCGCCGGTTCCGACTCCACCGAACCCGGAACCGAAACCGAGGAGTGA
- the tyrS gene encoding tyrosine--tRNA ligase has protein sequence MAHVTDFKEAGFNTLLEELEWRGLISQSTDRDRLAEALNGEPITYYCGFDPTAASLHIGNLVQLINMRHLQLAGHHPIALVGGATGLIGDPRQSGERTLNPKDVVAGWADRLKNQIGGILDTEGANAVRFVSNYDWTASMTVIDFLRDVGKNFRLGTMLAKDTVARRLNSEEGISFTEFSYQVLQGNDFLHLFDEYHCTLELGGSDQWGNLTSGLDLIHKVRGVDVNVFTSPIITDASGKKFGKSEGNAVWLDATMLSPYKFYQFWINRPDVEMESLLKAFTFLPKAEIERLVEESKTNPGKREAQKTLAWEVTSFVHGEAATQAAIDASGALFGRGGNLEDIDEETLESVLDGFKVVDENGEHVFPVSKPGDRVIDAAQAAGLFKSASEARRAIKSGGVYLNNNRIEDEEQVLAEADFLAGRFALIRRGKKALGAVENR, from the coding sequence ATGGCTCACGTCACCGACTTCAAGGAAGCGGGTTTCAACACCCTGCTTGAGGAACTGGAATGGCGCGGGTTGATTTCCCAGTCCACGGACCGGGATCGACTCGCAGAAGCACTGAACGGCGAGCCCATCACCTATTATTGCGGCTTCGACCCCACTGCTGCATCGTTGCATATCGGCAACCTCGTGCAGCTCATCAACATGCGTCACCTGCAGCTTGCGGGCCATCATCCAATCGCCCTGGTCGGCGGCGCCACCGGACTCATCGGCGACCCGCGCCAGTCCGGCGAACGCACGCTCAACCCGAAGGACGTGGTGGCCGGCTGGGCCGATCGTCTGAAGAACCAGATCGGCGGCATTCTGGACACCGAAGGCGCGAACGCCGTACGTTTCGTGTCCAATTACGATTGGACCGCCTCGATGACCGTCATCGACTTCCTGCGTGACGTCGGCAAGAACTTCCGTCTGGGCACCATGCTCGCCAAGGACACGGTCGCCCGTCGCCTGAACTCTGAGGAAGGCATCTCCTTCACCGAGTTCAGCTACCAGGTGCTGCAGGGCAACGACTTCCTCCACCTGTTTGACGAATACCACTGCACGCTGGAACTCGGCGGCTCCGACCAGTGGGGCAACCTCACCTCCGGCCTGGACCTGATCCACAAGGTGCGCGGTGTGGACGTCAACGTGTTCACCAGCCCGATCATCACTGATGCTTCCGGCAAGAAGTTCGGTAAGTCCGAGGGCAACGCCGTCTGGCTCGACGCCACGATGCTCAGCCCGTACAAGTTCTACCAGTTCTGGATCAACCGCCCGGACGTGGAGATGGAAAGCCTGCTGAAGGCGTTCACCTTCCTGCCCAAGGCCGAAATCGAACGACTGGTCGAGGAATCCAAGACCAACCCCGGCAAGCGCGAGGCCCAGAAGACCCTCGCCTGGGAGGTCACCAGCTTCGTGCATGGCGAGGCCGCTACCCAGGCTGCCATCGATGCTTCCGGTGCGCTGTTCGGCCGCGGTGGCAACCTCGAAGACATCGACGAGGAAACGCTGGAATCCGTGCTCGACGGCTTCAAGGTGGTCGACGAGAACGGCGAGCACGTCTTCCCCGTCTCCAAGCCGGGCGATCGCGTAATCGACGCCGCCCAGGCTGCCGGACTGTTCAAGTCCGCTTCCGAGGCACGCCGCGCCATCAAGTCCGGTGGCGTGTATCTCAACAACAACCGTATCGAGGATGAGGAGCAGGTGCTGGCCGAAGCCGACTTCCTGGCAGGTCGCTTCGCGCTCATCCGTCGTGGCAAGAAGGCGCTCGGCGCCGTGGAAAACCGTTAA